GTGTATATACATTCATCAAATTAAAAGCCAAAAAGGAGGATGAAAACTATGAAGATCAATAATGTCATTTTACGAACAGTGGCTAAAATTGTTGTTTTCATTATCCTTACTTTGGCCACGTACCTGTTTTTAGCAGGTCATAATAGTCCGGGCGGGGGATTTATAGGCGGACTTGTCCTTGCATCAGCGTTAGTATTGCTTTTTATTGTGTACGATATCGAAACGGTTCAGAAGGCAATTCCTGTTGACTTTAAGAAGGTTGCAGCTTTTGGTGCTTTTCTTTCTGTAGGAACTGGGTTTGGTGCTTTAATTTTTGATGTTCCGTTCTTATCACAGTCTTTTGCCTATTTTAACCTCCCTTTCTTTGGGGAAACTGAACTTACAACTGTAACTATTTTTGAGGCTGGGGTAGCACTTGTCGTAGTAGGGATAGTTGTAACGATTATTCTAAGTATTAGTGAGGATGTGTAATCTATGGAGACATTAATAACCATCCTAACAGGTGTGTTAGTATCAGTTGCTACCTATTTGATTTTGTCTAGAAGCTTAATACGGGTTGTTTTGGGTACTGCTATACTTTCCCATGCAGCTCATTTATTGATTATGACAATGGGTGGTTTGAAAACCGGAGGGGTGCCGATTCAAGGGGAAGAAATTGATGGTTCATTTGTTGACGCACTGCCGCAGGCCCTTATTTTAACGTCTATTGTTATTAGTTTTGCAGTAACTGCAA
This region of Oceanobacillus sp. FSL K6-2867 genomic DNA includes:
- a CDS encoding Na(+)/H(+) antiporter subunit C — its product is METLITILTGVLVSVATYLILSRSLIRVVLGTAILSHAAHLLIMTMGGLKTGGVPIQGEEIDGSFVDALPQALILTSIVISFAVTAMSLVLAYRTYQATGTDKLNEMRGIKHE
- a CDS encoding Na(+)/H(+) antiporter subunit B; translation: MKINNVILRTVAKIVVFIILTLATYLFLAGHNSPGGGFIGGLVLASALVLLFIVYDIETVQKAIPVDFKKVAAFGAFLSVGTGFGALIFDVPFLSQSFAYFNLPFFGETELTTVTIFEAGVALVVVGIVVTIILSISEDV